A window from Myripristis murdjan chromosome 11, fMyrMur1.1, whole genome shotgun sequence encodes these proteins:
- the e2f3 gene encoding transcription factor E2F3 isoform X2, whose product MRRGVERVTISGVQSSSDEKTGTPSTLSEHCPPGAYVHILSPSSCPGQTVNVSFSEHSDSPRFTTPTGPPVKRTGTRPDLTRTQTKRRLELDVGDPQYLQDVGRTSKAKRPAASPSPRGAKTPKPSLERTRYDTSLGLLTQKFVQLLGRSSDGVVDLNLAAQELNVQKRRLYDITNVLEGVHLIKKKSKNNIQWMGSQLNVDSDQVLQDLSDEERKLDELIQSCTRQVHQLHADRHSQRFAYLTYDDVQKIPSLKEQTVIVIKAPAETRLEVPHPEEGLQVHLSSTQGPIDVFVCSDDPIPSDDTNGSVANGINGSHLHVSTNGNGSVHPSSSSSFIRVSSQGGANHFPGSNGSSSPLSGLTQCSTPVTVTPVFPLPTSLTSLQQPSDDQQTFVTLTQPLPLSLGGEDYLLSLGEDEGITDFFSSVDLDQLPIDMPLI is encoded by the exons ATGAGAAGGGGGGTTGAAAGAGTCACCATTTCAGGGGTCCAGAGCTCCTCTGATGAGAAAACAGGGACACCGTCGACTTTATCGGAGCACTGCCCTCCCGGTGCGTATGTGCACATCCTCAGCCCTTCATCCTGTCCGGGTCAAACCGTGAATGTCAGTTTCTCGGAACACTCCGACTCTCCCCGGTTCACCACCCCCACCGGACCGCCAGTAAAACGGACGGGGACGAGACCTGACCTCACACGGACACAG ACGAAGAGAAGGCTGGAGCTGGACGTCGGTGACCCTCAGTACCTCCAGGATGTTGGCAGGACCTCCAAAGCCAAGAGGCCCGCAGCATCTCCCTCCCCAAGGGGAGCAAAGA CCCCCAAGCCTTCGCTGGAGAGGACGCGATACGACACCTCCCTTGGCCTGCTGACCCAGAAGTTCGTGCAGCTGCTGGGCCGCTCCTCTGACGGGGTAGTAGACCTGAACCTGGCCGCCCAGGAGCTCAATGTCCAGAAGAGACGCCTCTACGACATCACCAACGTCCTGGAGGGGGTGCACCTCATCAAAAAGAAGTCCAAGAATAACATCCAGTGGAT gggCAGTCAGCTGAATGTGGACAGTGATCAAGTGCTGCAGGATCTCAGCGACGAGGAGAGGAAGCTGGACGAGCTGATCCAGAGCTGTACGCGTCAGGTTCACCAGCTGCATGCAGACCGGCACAGTCAGAG ATTTGCCTATTTGACGTATGACGATGTCCAGAAGATCCCCAGCTTGAAAGAGCAGACGGTGATAGTGATCAAAGCCCCAGCAGAGACCAGACTTGAGGTTCCACATCCAGAGGAG GGCCTCCAGGTCCACCTGAGCAGCACCCAGGGGCCTATTGATGTCTTTGTCTGTTCTGATGACCCCATCCCCTCTGATGACACAAACGGTTCTGTTGCCAACGGTATCAACGGCAGTCACCTGCACGTGTCCACCAATGGAAATGGCTCGGTCCACCCCTCGTCTTCCTCATCCTTCATCCGAGTTTCATCCCAAG GCGGTGCGAATCACTTTCCTGGCAGTAACGGTTCCTCCAGCCCACTGTCCGGGCTAACGCAGTGCTCAACACCAGTTACTGTCACCCCCGTCTTCCCACTTCCCACTTCCCTTACATCGCTCCAACAGCCCTCCGACGACCAACAGACGTTTGTCACCCTCACCCAACCTCTGCCCCTTTCTCTCGGAGGCGAGGACTATCTCCTGAGCCTGGGCGAGGACGAGGGCATCACTGACTTCTTCTCCTCCGTCGACCTCGACCAACTGCCCATAGACATGCCCCTTATCTGA
- the e2f3 gene encoding transcription factor E2F3 isoform X1, with protein MRRGVERVTISGVQSSSDEKTGTPSTLSEHCPPGAYVHILSPSSCPGQTVNVSFSEHSDSPRFTTPTGPPVKRTGTRPDLTRTQTKRRLELDVGDPQYLQDVGRTSKAKRPAASPSPRGAKTAPKPSLERTRYDTSLGLLTQKFVQLLGRSSDGVVDLNLAAQELNVQKRRLYDITNVLEGVHLIKKKSKNNIQWMGSQLNVDSDQVLQDLSDEERKLDELIQSCTRQVHQLHADRHSQRFAYLTYDDVQKIPSLKEQTVIVIKAPAETRLEVPHPEEGLQVHLSSTQGPIDVFVCSDDPIPSDDTNGSVANGINGSHLHVSTNGNGSVHPSSSSSFIRVSSQGGANHFPGSNGSSSPLSGLTQCSTPVTVTPVFPLPTSLTSLQQPSDDQQTFVTLTQPLPLSLGGEDYLLSLGEDEGITDFFSSVDLDQLPIDMPLI; from the exons ATGAGAAGGGGGGTTGAAAGAGTCACCATTTCAGGGGTCCAGAGCTCCTCTGATGAGAAAACAGGGACACCGTCGACTTTATCGGAGCACTGCCCTCCCGGTGCGTATGTGCACATCCTCAGCCCTTCATCCTGTCCGGGTCAAACCGTGAATGTCAGTTTCTCGGAACACTCCGACTCTCCCCGGTTCACCACCCCCACCGGACCGCCAGTAAAACGGACGGGGACGAGACCTGACCTCACACGGACACAG ACGAAGAGAAGGCTGGAGCTGGACGTCGGTGACCCTCAGTACCTCCAGGATGTTGGCAGGACCTCCAAAGCCAAGAGGCCCGCAGCATCTCCCTCCCCAAGGGGAGCAAAGA CAGCCCCCAAGCCTTCGCTGGAGAGGACGCGATACGACACCTCCCTTGGCCTGCTGACCCAGAAGTTCGTGCAGCTGCTGGGCCGCTCCTCTGACGGGGTAGTAGACCTGAACCTGGCCGCCCAGGAGCTCAATGTCCAGAAGAGACGCCTCTACGACATCACCAACGTCCTGGAGGGGGTGCACCTCATCAAAAAGAAGTCCAAGAATAACATCCAGTGGAT gggCAGTCAGCTGAATGTGGACAGTGATCAAGTGCTGCAGGATCTCAGCGACGAGGAGAGGAAGCTGGACGAGCTGATCCAGAGCTGTACGCGTCAGGTTCACCAGCTGCATGCAGACCGGCACAGTCAGAG ATTTGCCTATTTGACGTATGACGATGTCCAGAAGATCCCCAGCTTGAAAGAGCAGACGGTGATAGTGATCAAAGCCCCAGCAGAGACCAGACTTGAGGTTCCACATCCAGAGGAG GGCCTCCAGGTCCACCTGAGCAGCACCCAGGGGCCTATTGATGTCTTTGTCTGTTCTGATGACCCCATCCCCTCTGATGACACAAACGGTTCTGTTGCCAACGGTATCAACGGCAGTCACCTGCACGTGTCCACCAATGGAAATGGCTCGGTCCACCCCTCGTCTTCCTCATCCTTCATCCGAGTTTCATCCCAAG GCGGTGCGAATCACTTTCCTGGCAGTAACGGTTCCTCCAGCCCACTGTCCGGGCTAACGCAGTGCTCAACACCAGTTACTGTCACCCCCGTCTTCCCACTTCCCACTTCCCTTACATCGCTCCAACAGCCCTCCGACGACCAACAGACGTTTGTCACCCTCACCCAACCTCTGCCCCTTTCTCTCGGAGGCGAGGACTATCTCCTGAGCCTGGGCGAGGACGAGGGCATCACTGACTTCTTCTCCTCCGTCGACCTCGACCAACTGCCCATAGACATGCCCCTTATCTGA